The Elusimicrobiota bacterium sequence GGATATCAAGATCAAGCCCGACTCCCTGTTCTCCTTCTCGCACAAGGACACCCTCATTTTCACCAAGGGGCAACTCAGCGTCCCCGGGTTCGCCTCCTCGGGCTTCTCCCCGGCCTACTACAACGCCCAAAACATGGATGGGCAATTCGACACCATGTGGGTCGCCTCCTTCAACGACGCCGAGAAGGGCGTGGTGAGCTGGCAGGGGATGATCAAGGGAGACCAGGTCGAGGGCGTGGTGGTCTGGTGGACCAAGGGCGGGAAGCTCAAGCGCTACACGTTCAAGGGCAATCGAAAGACGGTCTAGCCTAGAAGTTCCTTCTTTGAGTTATTCGCAGATGATACCTTTCCACCTCAAGTTCTTCTCGAGCCTCTCCAGCTCCTGCTGATATCGCGCCTTCACGGCGGCAACGTAGGGATAAAGCCTGGGCAGCTTCTTCGACGCCAAATAAGGCGCGGTCTCTGCAAAGATTGTCTTCTTATTGGCGCAAGGGTTCGACTCCATGGAAGAATCGCCCCAAATATGGGCATTTTCCCTCTCAAGCATCTGATTAATGGCCACTAAGGCGCGCACGTTTCGCGCTGGGATGTATTGTCCGTAATAGAGCGTCTTATACGCCTCCATTGGGGATTTCCCGGCATCCTCTAGATCGGCCATTGCCCGCAAAGTATCCTTAAGGCCACCCAGAATTTTTTCCGACAGGAGAGGACCCATCACGGACTTGGGGTCCGTTTTTAAGGATTTTTCCAGGGCATCCGCGAGAATCCGGCGCCGAGCCGGATCGAAGAGCTTGGCGGTCTCGAATGCTTGGCTCTCATACTCCAGCTTCAGCCTTGTTTCTTCCAAAAGCCCCTCGTCGCATAAGCCCTGAGGGCACCCCCCGGGAACGCTCATCAAGTCCCTCACCGGATTGCGATGGTATTGCCAGGCGTGGAGAAGCTCATGGGCGATGATCTCCCCAATCGAATCCTGGAAAGCCTTCGCTGTCTTGGGGTCATTCCGACCCATTTTCTCCGCCAGCTCAAGGATCCTTACGAAGTATTCGGTGTAATTCACCTTGATGGTTCCATTCGGGAAATACCCCCGGTCGGGGTAAACATACTCGGGATCATCCTCGGCCGACCATCCTGCGACCGAACTCTTGGTGTAAACTACATTCTTATGATTGATGACCGCGACGGTCTCCAAGGCTGTCTCTTGAAGGTGGGGCGGAAGGCTCTCGAACGCGGCCTCGTAGGCCTTTCCCACCAAGGCTATTTCCCTCCTATGCTCCAGGCGGTCCGGGTCCGAGCCGTGCTTGCCGTCCAGCTCGCAGATGATCTTAAACTTCGACCCGGCCGCGGTCTTTGCGGCCACGGGCCCCGGCTTATCGCCGCGCTTCCAGCATTGGGGGCAGTCAGTCGAGCTTGACAGTTCTTGGAAAGCGGGAGAATTGTCCGCCGTGATCCCAAATACCCCCTGGGACCAGCCGTAAATTCCAAACCATAAGACGAGACAGCCGGCGAGAAAGTTCTTCATGGGCCCAGGATAATCTCCCTGGCTTGAAAATTCATGGGCCAAAAGGGAATCGCGGTTGGGATTTAAGCCTACAAGAATTTTAGGACTTTAGACCTATGACTTACCCACCGAAATTTCCCGGGAAGTTTTGGTGGATAAGTCGGGGTGGGAGATAACTCCAGAAGGCGGCTACTTGCCGATATCCTCGTTCCAGAGGCGGGGGTTCTCCGCGATGAAGCGGCTCATGAGCCCGGCGCACTCCTCATCGTCCAAGTCCACGACCTCGACCCCGTGGGAGCGCAGGAACTCGGGGCCTCCGGGAAAATTCCGGGACTCCCCGGCGAAGACCTTGCGGATGCCGAACTGGACCACGGCCCCCGAGCAGAGATAGCAGGGCATGAGGGTGGAGTATAGAACGGTCCCGGCGTAGCCGCCGATGCGCCCGGCCTGGCGCAGGCAGTCTATCTCGGCGTGGGCCATGGGGTCTCCCAGCTGGACCCGGCGGTTGTGCCCGCGGCCCAGGATCTTACCGTCCTTGACCAGGACCGAACCGATGGGAATGCCGCCCTCGGCCAGGCCTTGGCGGGCCTCCTCGAGCGCGGACCGCAGAAACGGGTCTTTTGCCATGACGCCCTCCATTATGATAAATTTTCCGGGAGTTTAGGTTAAAATCCAGGAGAAAGTCATGAAGAAATTAGGTTTGATTCTCATCCTCGGCGGCGTCGCCGCCTCGGTTACATTGGCCAAGGATTCCCGCCTCGACTTCAAGAGCGAGGAGCAGAAAGTCCTCTACACCTTGGGCTGGGCCCTGGGCCGGAACATCTCGGTCTTCAACCTGGCTCCCGAGGAACTCCCCTACGTCTCGGAGGGCCTCAAGGACTCGGTGCTCGGCAAAACCACCGCCCAGGTGGACTTGAACGCCTACGGCGACAAGATCAACGGCCTGGCCCAGGCCCGGGTGACGGCCCAGGCCGAGGCCCGGAAGAAAAAGGAAAAGCCCTTATTGGAGAGCGCCGCCAAGGAGACAGGGGCCCAAGTCCTGCCCTCCGGCTTGGTCTATAAGGAACTCAAGGCCGGCACGGGCCCTTCCCCCAAGGCCAGCGACACGGTCAGCGCCAACTACACCGGAACTTTGGCCGACGGCACGGTCTTCGACAGCTCCTCCAAGCACGGCGGACCCCTGGATTTCCCCCTGAACGGGGTCATCCCTTGCTGGACCGAGGGCATCCAGAGGATGAAGGTCGGCGGGAAGGCCAAGATCGTCTGCCCCTCGTCGCTGGCCTACGGCGACCGCGGCCAGCCGCCGGTGATTCCAGGGGGCGCCGCCTTGGTTTTCGAGGTCGAGCTCGTCAAGATCGCCAAGCCCGAGGCGGAGAAAAAAGCCGGCCTGAAGGGGAAATAGCTCAGGGATCCGAGCAGTCCCGCATATACCCGCAGCGCGGGCATACGATCTTGCAGTGTTTCTCCTCCATGCGGTCGCCGCAGAGGGCGCAGACGTAAGCGAATAAAGCGGCCATGGAATTCTCCCGAATCAGGATCTGTGGGCGTCGACTTGCAGTTCGCCGTCCTCATTGCTGACACGCAAAACAATGGGACGGCAGCAGACCTGGCAGTCCTCGTAGAGGCTTTGTCCATCTTCCTCGGACGTCAAGCGGACCTCAAAATCCTCGGAGCAGTAGGGGCAGGCCACTTGGAGCCATTGCTCGGTGCGCACGGCGCTGGGGGCCGCCGAAACCTCGTTGAAAACCGATTGAAGCTCCTCGTCTCGAGGGCCTGGCATGCGGCCTCGCGGACTGGCGCCCTCTGATTTTCTTCTGACCGTCGTCTTCCTGGTGGTCTTGGTTCTCACAAGCACAGAATAACTCCTGGCTAATTTTTGCGCAAGACCCAAGTGGTCCTAGGCGCCGCCGTTGGCGCCT is a genomic window containing:
- a CDS encoding CPXCG motif-containing cysteine-rich protein — translated: MPGPRDEELQSVFNEVSAAPSAVRTEQWLQVACPYCSEDFEVRLTSEEDGQSLYEDCQVCCRPIVLRVSNEDGELQVDAHRS
- a CDS encoding FKBP-type peptidyl-prolyl cis-trans isomerase — encoded protein: MKKLGLILILGGVAASVTLAKDSRLDFKSEEQKVLYTLGWALGRNISVFNLAPEELPYVSEGLKDSVLGKTTAQVDLNAYGDKINGLAQARVTAQAEARKKKEKPLLESAAKETGAQVLPSGLVYKELKAGTGPSPKASDTVSANYTGTLADGTVFDSSSKHGGPLDFPLNGVIPCWTEGIQRMKVGGKAKIVCPSSLAYGDRGQPPVIPGGAALVFEVELVKIAKPEAEKKAGLKGK
- a CDS encoding nucleoside deaminase encodes the protein MAKDPFLRSALEEARQGLAEGGIPIGSVLVKDGKILGRGHNRRVQLGDPMAHAEIDCLRQAGRIGGYAGTVLYSTLMPCYLCSGAVVQFGIRKVFAGESRNFPGGPEFLRSHGVEVVDLDDEECAGLMSRFIAENPRLWNEDIGK